The uncultured Bacteroides sp. DNA segment AGGGCATTTCGTAAGAAACAGCTTCAACTGGTTTACTTCAATGATATAGACAGTGTATATCCGTTGTTCCTTTGCTTATTGATGGCCTTTAGTGCCACGGTGTATGAGTCGATGCAGGTCTTTGTGCCCGAAACCTGGCAATACTTTTATTTCAATCCTACGTTGTCCCCTTTCAAAGTACCGCTTATTCTTTCTGTTTTCTTGCTCAGCATTTGGTTGTTCATTATTGTAACACTGGCTGTGCTCGATGATTTATTTCGTCAACTGACTACTACCGCTGCTTTCTTCTACTTGCTAGGGCTTCTTTCGTGTTGCATCTTCTGCTATTTTTTCTTTATGCTGACGACTCATTTCTATGTCGGATATGCTTTCTTGCTTGTCTTTGCGTGGATTTGCTTCAAGCGAATGCGTTGTAGCATGGGTTATAGATATCGGTGTGGACAATGTGGAAGGAAGTTGAAAGAAAAAGGGGTTTGTCCGTATTGTGGGGCAATCAACCAATAAATGGTAATACAGAACAAGGTATTTGAATGAATGCTTGTCTGGTCTGCATGAAAAGTTGAAACAAGAAGCTCTTTTTTCTTCTGAAAAGCTTGACTTTGTCTGTTTAATGCCTTATCTTTGTAAGAGTAATCATAAAATATATTTGGATTAAACTACAGTAAAAGAGGGAAGTTGCGGCTTCCCTCTTCTTTTTTTGGGTACCCCTGCCCAGATAGCTCCAAAAGGGGTTGTAACGAAGCAAGAGAACCGTGCAGTTGACTCAACTGCACGGTTCTCTTTGGTCGAAAGACGGTTGCACTTCACCAATATGCCTATTTGTTATCGGAATAACTCCTAATGAAACGGATATTTCCTCTTGTTGTTATTCGGAAGATGTCTATTTGTTCTAAAAAGACTCTGTTTCCGTTAATAATCAGTAAATCGTCTCTTGACAAGAATAAGCTCATTCTTGGAGGTTACAGGGAATTATGTACTGAATTAGCATCGCCTACGAGCTGAGTCTCGCAGGCGATGTTTCTGTTGGTTTCTTTTAGAATCGGCAACGCAGATCTACTCCGAACTGTATGGGGCGTGCTTTCTGTGCAAAACCCTTGCTGGATGATTCAAAGTAGAAGGTGTTGTAATCCTTGTTCAGGAAGTTGCGCGACCATAAATCTATCTGTGCATTGCCTATGGAGGTACATATCTTCCAGTTCACAGTGCCGTAGAAGTTTTGTGCCACGTCATTCTTCTCCGTCCAGTAGATCTTACCTGCTCCCGAATAGTTGGCAATGAAGCGTACTTCGTCGAACATGGAATGCTCACCACCTTTCACGGTATATTGTGCACCTACGGTTAGCGTTTGTCGGGGAATGAAAGGAACGAACTTATCTTTATAATCGGCCGTACCATCATTAAAGTCGATGAAGGTGGCGTGCGTATATCCGTAACTTGTATTCACGCTAAGCGCATCCGTCAGGTTAGCTCTTAGAGATGCTTCACCACCGTAACTGCGACTGTGTCCGGCATTCACCATCATGCGTCCCATCTCGCTGGGCGAGAATCTTGCGATTTGCTGGTCTCTGGTATCCATCACAAACGCGGCCACGTCTGCCCATAATTTCCCTTCCCAAAGAGTGAGGTGACTACCCAATTCATAGTTCCACGCATATTCGGGGTCGTAACTGATAAAATCTTTTACGCTGGCACTGCCGGTGCTACCAGGGCGGCTCATCATCTGTTTTTGTATGAGGTCGGAAAACATCTGCACATTATAACCACCACTTCTGTAGCCCCGGCTAACGGATGCATAGATATTGTTGCGGTTGTTGAAGGCGTACTTCAAAGCAAATTTAGGAAGAAGAATCCAGTAATCATCTTTCTCTTTTCCGTTAATTTGATAGTTGTTAGCAGTCGCTCCTCCCATTGGCGAACCATTCATGTAAGTCTGCGTGTTGAGTGTGGCATGAGTGTC contains these protein-coding regions:
- a CDS encoding zinc ribbon domain-containing protein, coding for MKQLVVFFFLLIGLASCHYPREEGEVSVVKKNTNMEVYTDSVELERLPIKDSYVILPKGARVVVAEFAIHPKDSVDSVWVKVAHTQEVQGWIREKDLITSFVPSDSISQFIHLFSDTHASYFVIVFSLFVGFWIFRAFRKKQLQLVYFNDIDSVYPLFLCLLMAFSATVYESMQVFVPETWQYFYFNPTLSPFKVPLILSVFLLSIWLFIIVTLAVLDDLFRQLTTTAAFFYLLGLLSCCIFCYFFFMLTTHFYVGYAFLLVFAWICFKRMRCSMGYRYRCGQCGRKLKEKGVCPYCGAINQ